A single region of the Gasterosteus aculeatus chromosome 1, fGasAcu3.hap1.1, whole genome shotgun sequence genome encodes:
- the LOC144409896 gene encoding uncharacterized protein LOC144409896, translating into MSFNLQDFVDNPSFEKVDVCRKDDLLCIAAHFDITVHKYGLKKEIKTQVLEKLVDLNVLSPAQSVAEVSTNDVPSTTAGVLSQSAEETAALFTPPADRAGKSAPATLPRFDPFSPSHPPGFSSSSKLKVRLTRLQLEAQEKESMRKAEYDLRLQVRKLEIEADKEVRLKQLEVEALKISSSHSLNMSDRSTPFQTVAGKQSFDVSKNISLVPAFREAEVDSYFSAFERIASALDWPRDMWPILLQCTLIGKAQEVASALSLQDSLQYDSLKEAILRAYELVPEAYRQKFRNHRKSNDQTFVEFAREKGTLFDKWCAASDVKNDFESLRQLVLLEEFKGSLPDKVVMFLNEQKVSSISKAAVLADEFVLTHKNVFVSAPRSDRTFVSRSTRPGSGHSASEQAKGPWSHTQENRECFYCHKKGHVVADCLTLKRKQQSSLASQQKDVCLIKTLPTLVTEQSEDVKDKPDPCFKPFISEGFVSLTSNPKDQKVVTLLRDSAGSQSIIRDGVLPLSSFTSCQSSVKLRGVGMVNVLAPLHRIHLQCPLLSGWFDVAVLPDLPVAGVDFLLCNDIAGGKVSSTPVVMDVPVVTDPAGDSQDSSEIFPACAVTRAQTKKYGADLSDSFIFVDQPSGTETLSEDQSVFKSNHEQSGISRMEAVELPATREEFMAAQQSDKTLQNCFSSVLSVEDAKEKKVAYLMDHGLLVRHWSGNDLDGGDWNVTYQVVVPTAYRSQVLSLAHDNPWAGHLGITKTYNGVLRHFFWPGLKADVVRHCRLCHVCQVTGKPNQVISPAPLCPIPVMGEPFEKVIVDCVGPLPKTKSGNQFLLTIMCVSTRFPEAVPLRRITAPVVSKALIKFFTKFGLPKVVQTDQGTNFTSRVFAQVLKTLGIKHIMSSPYHPESQGALERFHQTLKSMLRKHCFESQKDWDDAVPFVLFAAREAVQESLGYSPAELVFGHQVRGPLKLLKEQLLLPEGKVHSIPDYVAKLRARLQRACSLARESLSSAQVKMKKYYDQKATAHSFQPGDKVLILSPISGSALSSKFSGPYLVEKKVSDTNFIIQTPDRRRRNRLCHVNMMKPYFTAENESGTSGLPKIQNVSAVSACSAESSTEEDGLVMRSATPQGLRLKNTELLSDLSNFLSHLPDDHRGDVENLISGFPCLFGDIPSQTSVLMHDIVLTNPKPIKQHAYRVNPAKRECMRKEVNYLVEHGFAVPSSSSWSSPCVLDAKSDGSQRFCTDFRKVNSVTVPDAHPLPLIEDCIDEVGPAEYVSKLDMLKGYWQVPLTPRASEISAFVTPDSFLQYTVMPFGLCNAPATFQRLVNKVLRDVPHCKAYLDDIVIYSDDWNSHMATLRDVFKRLAEASLTLNLSKCEFGRGSLLYLGQQVGRGQVCPADVKITAIAAFPEPTTRRELRRFLGMAG; encoded by the exons ATGAGTTTCAATTTACAAGATTTTGTTGACAATCCCTCTTTTGAAAAGGTTGATGTGTGTCGCaaggatgatttattgtgtattgCAGCACACTTTGATATTACTGTTCACAAGTACGGActtaagaaagaaataaagacgcAGGTCCTAGAAAAATTAGTTGATTTAAATGTCCTTAGTCCTGCCCAGTCCGTGGCTGAAGTTTCAACTAATGATGTTCCTTCTACTACAGCAGGGGTTTTGTCTCAGAGTGCCGAGGAGACCGCAGCATTATTCACACCTCCTGCAGACCGTGCTGGGAAGTCTGCGCCAGCTACGTTACCTCGTTTTgatcctttctctccttcacacccTCCGGGGTTCAGTTCGAGTTCCAAGCTGAAGGTTCGCTTGACTCGCCTTCAGCTGGAGGCCCAAGAAAAAGAGTCCATGCGTAAGGCAGAGTATGATCTCCGCCTACAGGTACGAAAGTTAGAAATTGAAGCGGATAAAGAAGTAAGACTAAAGCAACTTGAGGTTGAGGCTCTGAAAATCTCTTCCAGTCACTCGTTGAACATGTCCGACCGGTCGACACCTTTTCAAACGGTAGCCGGTAAGCAAAGTTTTGATGtcagtaaaaatatttctctgGTGCCAGCATTTCGGGAGGCCGAAGTCGATTCATATTTCAGTGCTTTTGAACGAATAGCCTCCGCACTCGACTGGCCGAGGGACATGTGGCCTATCCTCCTCCAATGCACACTGATTGGAAAAGCACAAGAGGTAGCCTCTGCCCTTTCCTTACAAGATAGTTTGCAGTATGATTCATTAAAGGAGGCCATTTTGCGTGCTTATGAACTTGTTCCTGAAGCCTATCGGCAGAAATTTAGGAATCACAGAAAATCTAATGATCAGACTTTTGTTGAGTTTGCACGGGAAAAGGGCACCCTCTTCGATAAGTGGTGTGCCGCCAGTGATGTCAAAAACGACTTTGAGTCACTTCGCCAGCTTGTTCTGTTGGAAGAATTTAAAGGCTCTTTGCCAGATAAGGTGGTGATGTTCTTGAATGAACAGAAGGTGTCGTCAATATCCAAGGCTGCTGTCCTTGCAGATGAGTTTGTGCTAACACATAAGAATGTCTTTGTATCTGCCCCTCGATCTGACAGAACTTTTGTTTCACGTTCAACCAGACCTGGTTCTGGTCATTCTGCCTCTGAACAGGCAAAAGGACCCTGGTCGCACACACAAGAGAACCGTGAGTGTTTCTATTGCCACAAAAAAGGCCATGTTGTTGCTGACTGTTTGACGTTGAAACGGAAACAGCAATCTTCCCTAGCTTCCCAGCAAaaggatgtgtgtttgattaaaacacTTCCAACGCTTGTTACTGAACAGTCTGAGGACGTTAAGGATAAACCTGATCCTTGTTTCAAACCGTTTATCTCAGAAGGCTTTGTGTCGTTAACTAGCAATCCAAAAGACCAGAAAGTGGTCACCTTACTGAGAGACTCAGCTGGTTCTCAGTCAATCATTAGGGATGGGGTCTTACCATTGTCATCTTTTACCTCCTGTCAGTCTAGTGTTAAACTCCGGGGGGTTGGGATGGTTAATGTACTTGCGCCACTACATAGAATCCATCTTCAGTGTCCTCTACTTAGTGGATGGTTCGACGTTGCAGTACTCCCTGACTTGCCTGTTGCTGGTGTTGATTTCCTCTTATGTAATGATATTGCTGGGGGAAAGGTGAGTTCAACTCCTGTGGTCATGGACGTTCCTGTTGTAACAGACCCTGCTGGTGACAGCCAAGATTCTTCGGAGATTTTCCCGGCTTGTGCAGTCACAAGGGCTCAGACCAAGAAATACGGAGCTGACCTGTCTGACTCATTCATCTTTGTAGATCAGCCGTCTGGTACTGAAACTCTGTCGGAGGATCAGTCAGTGTTTAAATCAAACCATGAGCAGTCTGGTATCTCAAGGATGGAGGCAGTGGAGCTGCCAGCCACAAGAGAGGAGTTTATGGCAGCCCAACAGAGTGATAAGACACTACAAAACTGTTTTTCATCTGTTCTCAGTGTTGAAGATGCTAAGGAAAAGAAAGTGGCCTACCTCATGGATCATGGGTTGCTGGTTCGCCATTGGAGTGGCAATGACTTAGATGGGGGGGACTGGAATGTAACCTATCAAGTTGTTGTCCCCACGGCATATCGATCTCAGGTTTTGTCTCTGGCTCATGACAACCCGTGGGCGGGACATCTAGGTATCACAAAGACTTATAATGGAGTCCTTCGACATTTTTTCTGGCCAGGACTCAAGGCTGACGTGGTGCGCCATTGCCGATTGTGTCATGTGTGTCAGGTAACTGGCAAACCGAACCAAGTGATTTCTCCTGCCCCACTCTGTCCCATACCAGTGATGGGTGAGCCATTTGAAAAAGTAATCGTTGACTGTGTGGGGCCGTTACCGAAGACCAAATCTGGCAACCAGTTTCTTTTAACCATAATGTGTGTTTCCACTAGGTTCCCAGAGGCTGTTCCGCTACGGAGGATCACGGCTCCAGTGGTCAGTAAAGCACTTATAAAGTTCTTCACGAAGTTTGGCCTTCCTAAGGTTGTTCAGACCGATCAAGGTACCAACTTCACGTCTCGAGTGTTTGCCCAGGTACTGAAAACCTTGGGCATTAAGCACATAATGTCAAGCCCATACCATCCTGAAAGCCAAGGGGCACTAGAAAGGTTTCATCAGACCTTAAAGTCCATGCTCAGAAAGCATTGTTTTGAGAGTCAAAAGGACTGGGATGATGCTgtgccatttgtgttgtttgctgcTCGCGAAGCTGTACAGGAGTCACTCGGATATAGTCCTGCCGAACTGGTGTTTGGACATCAGGTTCGTGGCCCCCTAAAACTTTTGAAAGAACAACTTCTCTTGCCTGAAGGGAAGGTCCATAGCATCCCTGATTATGTTGCGAAACTCAGAGCTCGGCTCCAGAGAGCCTGCTCTTTGGCCAGAGAATCGCTATCCTCTGCTcaggtgaaaatgaagaaatactaCGATCAGAAAGCCACTGCCCATTCGTTTCAACCCGGTGACAAGGTTTTGATTCTTTCTCCCATCTCTGGTTCTGCCCTGTCGTCGAAATTTTCCGGTCCCTATCTTGTGGAAAAGAAAGTCAGTGACACTAACTTCATCATTCAAACGCCCGATCGCAGACGGAGAAACAGATTATGTCATGTGAATATGATGAAGCCATATTTTACAGCAGAGAATGAAAGTGGAACGTCTGGACTtcctaaaatacaaaatgtgtcagCGGTATCTGCGTGCTCAGCAGAGAGCTCCACTGAGGAGGATGGGCTGGTTATGCGTAGTGCCACCCCACAGGGGTTAAGACTGAAAAACACTGAGCTACTTTCGGATTTGTCTAACTTTTTGTCCCACCTGCCTGATGACCATCGTGGTGATGTGGAGAATTTAATATCTGGCTTCCCATGCTTATTTGGTGATATACCCTCTCAAACTTCTGTCCTTATGCATGACATTGTTTTGACTAACCCGAAGCCCATCAAACAGCATGCTTATCGAGTAAATCCTGCAAAAAGGGAATGcatgaggaaggaggtgaacTACCTTGTGGAACATGGATTCGCGGTACCCAGCTCCAGTTCATGGAGCTCACCATGTGTCCTGGATGCGAAGTCCGACGGCAGCCAAAGGTTCTGTACTGACTTTCGTAAGGTGAATTCCGTGACTGTCCCTGATGCACATCCCTTACCCCTTATTGAAGACTGTATCGATGAGGTCGGTCCAGCAGAGTATGTCAGTAAACTTGACATGTTAAAGGGTTACTGGCAGGTTCCGTTAACCCCACGTGCCTCGGagatctcagcttttgtcaccCCTGACAGTTTTCTTCAGTACACAGTAATGCCCTTTGGACTCTGCAATGCGCCTGCTACTTTTCAGAGACTTGTAAACAAGGTTTTGCGAGATGTTCCACACTGTAAGGCATACTTGGATGACATTGTTATATACTCTGATGATTGGAATTCTCACATGGCTACCTTAAGGGACGTTTTCAAACGTCTAGCTGAGGCGTCTCTGACTCTCAACCTCTCAAAGTGTGAATTTGGGAGGGGTTCTCTTTTGTATCTAGGTCAGCAGGTTGGTCGAGGCCAGGTGTGTCCTGCGGATGTAAAGATCACTGCAATCGCTGCCTTTCCTGAGCCAACCACCAGGCGGGAGTTGCGGCGGTTTCTTGGGATGGCCGG gtga